The Musa acuminata AAA Group cultivar baxijiao chromosome BXJ3-6, Cavendish_Baxijiao_AAA, whole genome shotgun sequence region ATCCGAGACCATTTTGCTCTAAGTTAGCAGGTGATGGAAGAGTCCCATCAGTTCATCCATTGGTTCACCAAGGGGCTGATAATGCCTGAAACCAAGCAATGCGGCTTGTGATGCACTCTGTTAATACTCTGGCATTTCAATGGTAATGACAGTGTTTGATGTTTGAGGATTGAGGTCTCAAtgtagaagaagcagcagcaactCTATGAGCTTTGCTGGGCATTGCGCTCGGCTACAGGAGTTCCGACAGACTCTGCAGCCAGTAGCAGCTCCACCACCTCCTTCATGCTCGGCCGCTGCTCCGGATCCGGGTGGCAGCACGCCAGCCCCAGCTTCAGCACCAGTTCCATTTCCGCCACCGGGAACTCCATCCTCTTGTCTGCCGCCTCCGCCAGTTGCCCCTCCGCGTATACCTCCTTCACCCAGTCCACCAGCACCCAGTCGTCGTCCTCCACGCGCTCCGCCCTCTCGATGGGCCGCCTCCCGCACGCTACCTCCAGCACCACTAccccgaagctgtacacgtcgcTCGCCGCCGTGGGCGCCGACGCCACCGCCATCTCCGGCGCCAGGTAGCCCAGCGTCCCCACCACCCTGGTGCTGCACGGCGCGGCGCCGCGTTCGTAGAGCTTGGCGAGCCCGAAGTCGCCGAGGCGCCCCCGCATGTCGCCGTCGAGTAGTATGTTGGCGCTCTTCACGTCCCGGTGGAGCACCACCTGCTCCCACCCCTGGTGGAGATACAGCAGCCCCTCCGCCACGTCCACCAGCACCCGCCGCCGCGCCGGCCAGGCCAGCGCTGGCCGGTGCTCTGCGTCGGAGAAGAGCCACTGGCTGAGGTTGCCGTTgggcatgtactcgtacaccagcaTCAGCTCGTTCCCTTTGCGGCACCAGCCCTTCATGTGGACCAGGCTCCGGTGCTGCAGCCGCCCCATGCTTGATATCTCCGCCATGAACTCCCTCAGCCCCTGCTTCGAGTCGTGTGACACGCACTTCACCGCCACCTCCTCCATCTCCGCCTCCCTTGCTGCACTTCCTCCGCCGCTATCGGCTCCGCGGGAGATCGAGGCAGGGAGGACTCCCCTGTAGACCTTGCCGAAGCCACCGAAGCCCAACAACCGCTCCTTACAGAACCCATTGGTAGCACTCCAAAGGTCCTCGTAGTTGAACCTCCTTGGCCAGTACTTCGATTCccactcctcttcttcctcctctttgcgGATTCTCGCCTTTCCCCTCCTCCTACAGTGGTAGTACAGTCCCAAGACGCAAAGGAAGGCGATGGCGAGGCAGGCAGAGGCGACGCCGGCTATAAGTCCTACAGAGGTTGAGGAAGACGATGGCGGCGACGGCGGCAAGAAAACGGGCAAATTGGAGGTGTTGAGCTCCCTGGCCGCAGCGCCGGTGTCGCTGAGGCTCCAGGCCAACACCCGTTGCGCCTCCACCCACTTCACCTTCGACGCCGAGAACCCAGCGTACATCTCAGGCGACACGTAGTTGGCGATCACGGGATCGGTGTAGGATATCAGCGGCCACCGCGGCCGTGGTTCCTGGGCCGGCGCCACGGTGACATTGATCTGGAACAGAGGGCCGTGGAAATCGATCCACGCCCGGATGTTCCGCCCGGATCGCATGTCGAGCGGCACGAACTCGGGCTCCGTCGACGATCCGTTGGCCCGGTAGAACCCGGCGGTGTGGGTGACGGCGGACTCGACGAAGTTGAGGTCGACGCCGACGTGGTTGCCATCCTGGTCGTTGAACTCCGGGTTCCGCCCGGCATCGAACTCGACGACGAGGAGCGGCGCCGGGAACTGGCGGGTGGCGTTGGAGAAGACGCCAAAGTACTGGCCGGAGAGAGCACCGGGCGGGGAGGTGGAGTTAGAGAGGACGAAGGCGAGGCCGAACCCAGGGCTGCTGTCGATCTCGGGGAGGATGGAGAAGACGaaggaggtggagaatgaggaGAGGGCTTGGCCGGGGCCTGAGGCCAAGCGGAGGCGGCCGGGGTAAAAGGCCCGGCCGATGGAGTAGTAGTTGGAGTCGTTGGTGAGGCGGAGGACGGAGTCTTCGACGCGGGCGTCGTCGACGAGGGTGAGGTTGGAGACGGCGGAGAAGGAGTTGAAGAGGAAGTTGATGGCGGAGGCGAAGGGGAGGCTGAggctgaagaggaagaggaggaggtagTGGTGGATGGAAGCAGCCATGATCTGTAGATCGCCGCTCGCCTGCAGCTTTATCTGCTGCTTCTTGTTTTTGTTCGTGGAGTGGTCAATAGACGTCTTTTGATGAGTTGCGGGGGTCGGTCTGTGCATAGGGCCCCACATAAGGTGGGGTATGGACTAGTGGTTGCCTTTCTTTCGATGAGCTGTGGGGTGAGCACATACGGTGTCGTAGAATGTTCTTTGGATCACGTTcagatattcgaacctctacagcTTGAAGCTTCCTTACAGCTTCTTCCCCTGTGTCTGTAGTTTGACTTGGAAAGTTGAGACATGCCTAATAAGCATCAATCTACATGGCTTCATTGGTCGTCTTAGATACGATCTGGAAAGCGTTAAAAATCAAGTGCAGAGGTGAAAGGGTAGTGGCATTTTATCTCGGGTTCTCTCATACCCTTTTAAATCAAGTATAATTAAATTGCATGGTTTATGTTCATTGGATAAGCATATTCATAGTCAGTCCaattaatgatatattattaGAACAATTTACACTAAACTCCACAGGTATGGTTATTGGATCGGACATGATAAAAAtaacttaattttattttctccttATTTATTATGACATTTTTGTATCTGTCCAGCCTATCTAAAAAAATGACAAATATACTtaaattgatgtcttaattgttctTATTACTTGTTCATGCAATATTCTTACTGATAGCTGCCCCAAAGTCTGCTTTGACTCTATACATCAAACATACCTTACTTAATTTAATCATATACAGTCACTAAATTCTTTTATCACCATCATCTATCATTCATATTGGTCTCCagtgagaaaaaataaaataaaattatgaacttttctcaacatatatccATATCTTCCTTCACCAGCTTCAGAATTAAGTTCACATCCAGGGTAATGCCAAGTATGCAAAAGAAAGATAAAGGATCTGTTTAATGCTCCAAAATATTATTGCAGATAATACATAAGTTGCGGCCAGTGTAGTACTGAAGCAGAAAACAGTAAAAAATCTATCCAGGGAAGAAACAGTATCATCATCACGTGGTTGTACATAATTATTTACAGACTTGTTTGGAAATAAGAAGCTTTGTCTCCAACAAGAAGATCCCATTAAACTTGCTTAACGCTGCCACCGCTATTTATTAGTGGTTCCTTGTTCCTCGCCCTCTCTGAGAAACCCTGCAACCAATTAACAAGTGTTGATGGAAAGAAGGCAACATTTGGAAGACTTGGAAAGAAAAAGAACTGAACCGAATCACTTTGGATTGATAGTCATCTTACTTTTAGCATCTTACTTTTTAGATTGataacaaaataaaagaaaattaataataaaagagAATATTATAAGAATAATCATCTTACAAGAATTGAAGTACATTATATACAAAGAAGAAAGATAATTCTACAGAATCATCAtcttataagaaaaaggaaataacaTCATCACAAAAAAGAATATTTTACAAGAATATTATGAAATACTATCTTCTCAAATGACCCAATATAATGTACTGAATtatcttgatatgatttttattttctttcttatttgtaattttcttttctttatgtatttaTGACCTATATAAAGAGGCCAAGTATTATAATGGAATCATTAGTCTTGAAATAAATATTAGTTTTGTGTTTCCACTAATTGTATAGTGCAAGACCACAACTTCCTCAAGTCAAAAATTATCCCTTACATTCCTCTCCTCTTTTATCCTTAACAAAAACCCACAAACCAATCTCTCAACATCTGAAATCACCCAGAAGGGTGTCAAATCACTACTTGATAATCTTGGAATGTGATTGAATCTTCGATTTATTCTTTATtgcttaaatcaatatttttccaAATcgagtttctctctctctctctctctctctctctctctctctctctctctctctctatctatctatctatctatattagccccttttttttaatttattactcACCCAAACCACCTCTCTCTTCATATTACGCATCATTTTAGGATTGTCCTACATCATATTTGGTATCAGAATAGGTTCCCAATCATGTCTACTAGAAGTGAACAACCTTATAATGGTCTTATGACTAATAGACAAAGAGACAAACTTTTATGTAGTCTCAAGAAAAGGTACTAGTCTTTTGCACATAAACTACTTAATATCAAAGTTTGCCTAGATACTTCATCTACTACCATAGTTTCATAGTATGTTGAGAAGGCTAAAACTACCATAGTTTCATAATATGTTGAGAAAGCTAAAACTTCAACGGTCCTAGATCCAACTCAAAATAATTATAACTCAAATCATACTTAGGCAGATCAAGAGTTGGACCAAGAGAAAAATCACATTCAAAAAATTAATAGTTCTAGAAATCACTCACTACATTTCGAGTACAAGCCCAAAAGAGTATATGAAAGGCCACATGCACCACCACTTGCACCATCATGACACATGTACACAATAACTATCAAAATGACCTAGGTCATAGTAGACACAATCTTAGGAAAGTTAATGATGGCATGTTGGAaccaaagattttttattgaatggTTGTCTAATATGGATGACTATTTCTGTTAAGGTGCCGTAGCCAAAGATGATTACCATTCGGACACTGTCGAATTAATGTTAGGATATGATACAGGAGGAAGCACCATAGATGCAGGCTGTGCGGTTCCCTTAATGGTAAGAGGATGACAACCATAAATTTGGGATTTGATTGACAAATGGCTTAACCAGTTCACCTGAAGTGTTGCTGGAAATGGGTTTAGGAGCAACATTATGAAAGGGTTCAGCATCTATTGTTCCAAGCCAACCTCGACTAGTGTTTTCAGGTGGCAAATTCAAATCAGGATTGAGACCTCCAGTAGCAGAGTTTGGTTGAGAGATATCCATCTGTATGACTGTATGAGTAATGAGGGGCAGTTATATAACAGAACACACAAGATAAAAGTACCACAATGAAAGAAATAGTTAGTATCAATAACAGACCTCAATATGAACCCAAACTCGTTGTCCAAGCATTTGACCAAAAGGTGACGCCAATCTCCAATATGAAAAATACCTACCAGGCAAGGCACTGCTGGTGAGGTGAGATCAACTGCAACATCAACTTCCTTGTTCACAGAAATTCCATCAACAGGAATCTGCATGGATTGAGATTCTAACTTCATGGCTCATCTAGTAAGTTGAAAATGGCAGTTCTTTGCAAGGACAGTAGTCCTTGTTAGCAAATTTATCACCACCAGCCCAAACAAGCTTTGTTCTGTAAGGCCATCGGGTAGTACCATTATTTTGCATCCGCCATATCTTAGTAAAACGAGTCGAAGGAGGCATCAAGGTTCCATCTAACACAGTTATATTCTGATAAAGCAACTTTCTAATTTTGGTCTTGATCGCCTCACACCAAAACCATGTAAATGAGGTGAGGAGATCCGATGTCTAGAATGCTGGAATTAAGAATGCAGAAGCAGTTAGCGCATCTTATATTATGAAATTAAATTAAGTAAATAGACGATTAGACTATGCTGTATTATGAGATAAATGAACCATGTCAATCCTGGTAAAGTCAGCTTCTTTACTCGTCTTAGAGAAACAAACGGTACATAAATCAGTCTTCCTTCCTGCAAAGCCAAAAACAATATTAAAATATAAGAAGATTCACAGTGAACAGCATTATCAAACAATTAAAGGTATGTATTGCATTACACATTAGAGATCTGAATCATGGACCAATGATTGGGTACATTCCACAGCCATCACATCTAATTCCCCCGTGAAAAGGATGGCCGTTATCATTATATACATCATCCCTCTGGTTAGAATGGTCAACGGAGTGCAAGCCATTTGGAGAAGGAAGATCAGCTGTAGCTGTAGTGCCATGCTGCTTGCCACCCTGGAAACTAAAGTCAGTTAGTGCTCTCGAAGGGGCTGCACTAGTTGGAGGTTGTTTACTGTTGTCACCAGCCACCATGCCAATAAATCCATGCACATTAGTCGGGGAAGGAGAAGGATTAAATGTTTCATTATTTTGTTCTGCAATCTGCTCACACGGCACAATGGAGTTAGCAGCCATAACAGATTTTCCATTACAAACAAAACTACCACTTTCCTTTTGATGATCAGAGAGGTGAGAACTCATTGGTGATCAAAATGATGTCAGGGTGCCCAGATGCTTGCTCAAATGTTGGAAAATGAGAACTATATTTGTTAAAATCATGAGAGGTACGAGTCTTAACTATACCAACCTGATTTCCATTACCACACTCATGCTCATGCAGGTTCTCTGAAACTGGATCAGAATTGTTGATACTGGAGCAGAGGTACTTGGAACTTATGGTTCCCTGCTGATGTTATGATTCTTTGGCTGACTTGTCAACTGACTAGGTGTTCCTGATGGTTCACCAGTTGAGCTGTTGACAGTCTGACTACAACTCGGTATTTCTAACTTGGAAAAGTGGTCTAGAACATCAGCTATTGCTGGTGCAGATGATGCAGCCTTTGAAAGGAAATCATGAGAGATGTTGGAAAGTGTGGTACAAAATTGTCCAGGGACAGATCTGAATGCTTCATTAATAACAGAACTAAATTCAAATGGCTGCTTATCTACTTGTGGTGGCACTGCAGTTGCAGAGCTCATGTTCTCATGTTTCAGGTCATGCCCATCACTAGCATTTGATCTCAACAAAACACTGATCCTAAGAGGATTCAAGGGTTGATTAATTGCAGTTTCatgcaactcatcatcatcatctagtgCTACAATGTCACCATCTACATCAATATAGATACGAACAAAATCAGCTTCTGGACTGAGCTTGAAAAGGTTGATAATCTTCTTTCTCAGTCTAGTCATGTTGTGGTCTATCATGTCTCCATAGATGCAGGTACTAAACCATTTGAGTGTTTCACCACACTTTACCTGGAAATTACAAATGAATGAAATGAATACAAAGACAACTTGCAAAAGAAATCTGACAGACAGATGAAAACAAAAAGGTGCATAGTAAGAAACTAAAATAGAACAACAAGGGAAGAATGAAAAAAAGAAAGCAAATGTATCCTAATATGTTTTCTTTATGATATGATAAAAGAGCAGGAATTTTTTATGCCACGAAACAGGCTGATAGACCTCGGCTAAAAATGAGGTCATGCTAGTTCATGTCCATATTAATCTAATTACAAAATATTAGAAAGTGCAAAAGTTTTGCAAGCAGAAAGGGTGGAACTTGCTTCTTTCTCTGAAGAGGAATAATGAGTCAAACCACACACATCTAACTAGCAGTCTTGGTTAGAAAATTTGCTCTTCTAGAATAAGATTTTAGACCTATATCTGTCATCAGAGATATTTCTTCTGCACAGAAAAAGACATTTTAAAATAGCATATTTGCCATGAGTGAGGTTTCAAAATATTCTGGAAAAGAGTCTACTTGTGAAACATTTTTGAATAGGGGATTCTTTGAAGAAAAAGAAACTTATGAGCCGCATTTGACCATCAATACAAGATCACTCATATAACAAGAATAAGTAATCACGAGAAACAAATATCTGCACACAACTTCGACAGAAAATGAAAGTTTAAATCAGTGGGTAGTGCATCAATGCATTATTAGTTGAGCAAGGATTTTGTGAAGTACTCAAAACAATCAATGAATTTTTTCCTCTGTTGAAATGGACAACAAAAAGTAACACTTCCTGAAACAGCCAATATGAAATCATTTAGTACATTGCAAGTCAACTATAGAAGTCACTTTCACCAGAAGTAATCAAATAAACTTTTATAACTAATTTTCACTTCAACAACATCAGACCATGGATAGCTGAGGTCATCATAAGGAGACTATGTTATTTCAGGACTCGCAACTGACCGGCCACAGCCAATGAGCGATGGTTGGTAACTGACTGGACCAGCACAGGACCAACAATTGCTGATAGTT contains the following coding sequences:
- the LOC135639895 gene encoding L-type lectin-domain containing receptor kinase S.1-like — protein: MWGPMHRPTPATHQKTSIDHSTNKNKKQQIKLQASGDLQIMAASIHHYLLLFLFSLSLPFASAINFLFNSFSAVSNLTLVDDARVEDSVLRLTNDSNYYSIGRAFYPGRLRLASGPGQALSSFSTSFVFSILPEIDSSPGFGLAFVLSNSTSPPGALSGQYFGVFSNATRQFPAPLLVVEFDAGRNPEFNDQDGNHVGVDLNFVESAVTHTAGFYRANGSSTEPEFVPLDMRSGRNIRAWIDFHGPLFQINVTVAPAQEPRPRWPLISYTDPVIANYVSPEMYAGFSASKVKWVEAQRVLAWSLSDTGAAARELNTSNLPVFLPPSPPSSSSTSVGLIAGVASACLAIAFLCVLGLYYHCRRRGKARIRKEEEEEEWESKYWPRRFNYEDLWSATNGFCKERLLGFGGFGKVYRGVLPASISRGADSGGGSAAREAEMEEVAVKCVSHDSKQGLREFMAEISSMGRLQHRSLVHMKGWCRKGNELMLVYEYMPNGNLSQWLFSDAEHRPALAWPARRRVLVDVAEGLLYLHQGWEQVVLHRDVKSANILLDGDMRGRLGDFGLAKLYERGAAPCSTRVVGTLGYLAPEMAVASAPTAASDVYSFGVVVLEVACGRRPIERAERVEDDDWVLVDWVKEVYAEGQLAEAADKRMEFPVAEMELVLKLGLACCHPDPEQRPSMKEVVELLLAAESVGTPVAERNAQQSS
- the LOC103974281 gene encoding protein JOKA2-like, whose amino-acid sequence is MGPRANERDFVIKVKCGETLKWFSTCIYGDMIDHNMTRLRKKIINLFKLSPEADFVRIYIDVDGDIVALDDDDELHETAINQPLNPLRISVLLRSNASDGHDLKHENMSSATAVPPQVDKQPFEFSSVINEAFRSVPGQFCTTLSNISHDFLSKAASSAPAIADVLDHFSKLEIPSCSQTVNSSTGEPSGTPSQLTSQPKNHNISREP